In Rhopalosiphum padi isolate XX-2018 chromosome 3, ASM2088224v1, whole genome shotgun sequence, the genomic stretch ataccatgtaactattataattaataatagtttaataaggCTGTTTACTtcagcatttttaaaataaaaaatatataataatatacaaatattatacatggctTTTCTAGCTGTATCATAATCATAgaagttgtatatattattaaaaatataaatatgagttTCTTTTAGCTATAACTAACCTaatcagttaataataaaactttttaaaaatttatacaaaagttgaaaatatttatggcTTTCCTagctaaatataatatcatatatagtttaataataaaaataaaaaatttattttactttaatgtaaaataatttgttaatttgtaagacatatatgatattaattatatatttataatacacatattatgtccTTTGaattcttttcatttttttttttttaatacgttctGATGCTTGAGCCATCCACAATTTAATAGGTTTTTCAATATCTTTGAAGGGGATATcatgaatttttttcattttatgaactgcttctaaataataacaaacaataaaaataataatatttaatttaagtaaataatagtcttagaaatttttttaaagtatttaccaaatattatagtacagcTTTGTAAATTGGATAATTTAGATTTTCCTTTAAACCCAATGAACGAATAATTGGAAAGAAATTTGTCTGAGA encodes the following:
- the LOC132924128 gene encoding uncharacterized protein LOC132924128, coding for MGDNISETVRRIMQKIFSDKFLSNYSFIGFKGKSKLSNLQSCTIIFEAVHKMKKIHDIPFKDIEKPIKLWMAQASERIKKKKMKRIQRTSP